A stretch of Eubalaena glacialis isolate mEubGla1 chromosome 10, mEubGla1.1.hap2.+ XY, whole genome shotgun sequence DNA encodes these proteins:
- the TMEM80 gene encoding transmembrane protein 80 isoform X2 codes for MCPQGRASSTVLSSLPLQMLLYLSGPYYALYFLATLLLAVYKSQVFTCPHSYLVLDLTLLFLMGILEAIRLYFGTKGNLMEAEVPLAASLVLTVGGALLSVYFLLWQTLVLWADSALSAVLLALHGLEAVLQAVAITAFES; via the exons ATGTGTCCACAAG GGAGAGCTTCCTCCACGGTG CTCTCATCACTCCCTCTTCAGATGCTGCTCTATCTGAGTGGACCGTACTATGCCCTTTATTTCCTAGCTACGCTCCTGCTGGCCGTGTATAAAA GTCAGGTTTTCACTTGTCCTCACAGTTACCTGGTCCTCGACCTGACTCTGCTCTTTCTGATGGGGATTCTGGAAGCAATTCGGTTATACTTCG GCACCAAGGGCAACCTGATGGAAGCCGAGGTACCGCTGGCTGCCAGCCTGGTCCTCACGGTGGGCGGTGCCCTGCTGTCCGTCTACTTCCTGCTCTGGCAGACCCTGGTGCTGTGGGCCGACTCAGCCCTCAGCGCCGTGCTCCTGGCGCTCCACGGCCTGGAGGCCGTCCTGCAAGCCGTGGCCATCACCGCCTTCGAGAGCTAG
- the TMEM80 gene encoding transmembrane protein 80 isoform X1: MAASRRGRASSTVLSSLPLQMLLYLSGPYYALYFLATLLLAVYKSQVFTCPHSYLVLDLTLLFLMGILEAIRLYFGTKGNLMEAEVPLAASLVLTVGGALLSVYFLLWQTLVLWADSALSAVLLALHGLEAVLQAVAITAFES; encoded by the exons ATGGCGGCCTCGCGGCGAG GGAGAGCTTCCTCCACGGTG CTCTCATCACTCCCTCTTCAGATGCTGCTCTATCTGAGTGGACCGTACTATGCCCTTTATTTCCTAGCTACGCTCCTGCTGGCCGTGTATAAAA GTCAGGTTTTCACTTGTCCTCACAGTTACCTGGTCCTCGACCTGACTCTGCTCTTTCTGATGGGGATTCTGGAAGCAATTCGGTTATACTTCG GCACCAAGGGCAACCTGATGGAAGCCGAGGTACCGCTGGCTGCCAGCCTGGTCCTCACGGTGGGCGGTGCCCTGCTGTCCGTCTACTTCCTGCTCTGGCAGACCCTGGTGCTGTGGGCCGACTCAGCCCTCAGCGCCGTGCTCCTGGCGCTCCACGGCCTGGAGGCCGTCCTGCAAGCCGTGGCCATCACCGCCTTCGAGAGCTAG
- the TMEM80 gene encoding transmembrane protein 80 isoform X3: MLLYLSGPYYALYFLATLLLAVYKSQVFTCPHSYLVLDLTLLFLMGILEAIRLYFGTKGNLMEAEVPLAASLVLTVGGALLSVYFLLWQTLVLWADSALSAVLLALHGLEAVLQAVAITAFES; this comes from the exons ATGCTGCTCTATCTGAGTGGACCGTACTATGCCCTTTATTTCCTAGCTACGCTCCTGCTGGCCGTGTATAAAA GTCAGGTTTTCACTTGTCCTCACAGTTACCTGGTCCTCGACCTGACTCTGCTCTTTCTGATGGGGATTCTGGAAGCAATTCGGTTATACTTCG GCACCAAGGGCAACCTGATGGAAGCCGAGGTACCGCTGGCTGCCAGCCTGGTCCTCACGGTGGGCGGTGCCCTGCTGTCCGTCTACTTCCTGCTCTGGCAGACCCTGGTGCTGTGGGCCGACTCAGCCCTCAGCGCCGTGCTCCTGGCGCTCCACGGCCTGGAGGCCGTCCTGCAAGCCGTGGCCATCACCGCCTTCGAGAGCTAG
- the TMEM80 gene encoding transmembrane protein 80 isoform X4 — translation MCPQGETLARRARPESAPPLPVDARGGGATAVRSRLPRGDARRPPTQMRTPAGPAGRQRAGRARPEPAGRGHPGLEWAQWDRLLERRFAFSPALPAHGLVLSRWHPARGGGAPAGRRPIRSPGRWVCKSPRRTARGTRARESFLHGGILLLHPCGPPSAQDPGLPGT, via the exons ATGTGTCCACAAGGTGAGACCCTGGCCCGGAGAGCCCGTCCCGAGTCCGCTCCGCCGCTTCCCGTGGACGCGCGGGGCGGTGGAGCCACGGCGGTGCGGTCACGGCTCCCCCGAGGGGACGCTCGGCGCCCCCCGACCCAGATGAGAACCCCTGCGGGGCCAGCGGGCCGGCAGCGGGCGGGACGGGCTCGTCCGGAGCCGGCAGGAAGGGGACACCCCGGTTTGGAGTGGGCCCAGTGGGACCGGCTTCTGGAGCGAAGGTTTGCATTCTCGCCGGCATTGCCGGCTCACGGGCTCGTCCTGTCTCGGTGGCACCCTGCGCGGGGCGGCGGGGCGCCGGCCGGTCGGCGGCCCATTCGAAGTCCTGGCCGCTGGGTCTGTAAGAGCCCGCGCCGCACAGCTCGTGGAACCAGAGCGAG GGAGAGCTTCCTCCACGGTGGTATCCTGCTGCTGCATCCCTGTGGCCCTCCGTCAGCCCAAGACCCAGGCCTCCCAGGCACCTGA